A window of the Gorilla gorilla gorilla isolate KB3781 chromosome 8, NHGRI_mGorGor1-v2.1_pri, whole genome shotgun sequence genome harbors these coding sequences:
- the LOC134759214 gene encoding coiled-coil domain-containing protein 86-like isoform X3: MESCVGGELATLVCAQDESKAAASARQEFALPTGLDHPLPKPREPWSCCLLSSSPTQGSLEPALRAVVSAHPFHMLTRAFRAMLGHRGEVPQLSSYTVPICTGSLLPKDLLSTQPGVPFPTTGSLQPRDVPETQPTQQGMPCLQTGSLQPKDLPETQPGVLFPSTDSVQHKELPSTQPGVPPQHLLLQVPPPHC, encoded by the exons ATGGAGAG CTGTGTGGGTGGTGAGTTGGCTACACTAGTGTGTGCCCAAGATGAAAGCAAAGCAGCTGCTTCTGCAAGACAAGAGTTTGCTCTTCCTACGGGTCTGGATCATCCTCTTCCCAAACCAAGGGAACCGTGGAGCTGCTGCCTTCTCAGCTCATCACCCACTCAAGGGTCCCTGGAGCCAGCCTTGAGGGCTGTGGTGAGCGCTCATCCCTTCCACATGCTCACTAGAGCCTTCCGGGCCATGCTGGGGCACAGAG GGGAGGTACCTCAGCTTAGCTCTTACACAGTCCCAATATGCACAGGCTCCCTGCTGCCCAAGGATCTGCTTTCCACACAGCCAGGAGTGCCCTTCCCTACCACAGGCTCCCTGCAGCCCAGGGATGTGCCTGAGACACAGCCAACACAGCAGGGAATGCCTTGCCTGCAAACAGGCTCCTTGCAGCCCAAGGATCTGCCTGAGACACAACCTGGAGTACTTTTCCCAAGCACAGACTCTGTACAACACAAAGAGCTGCCTTCAACCCAGCCAGGAGTGCCTCCCCAACACCTGCTCCTCCAGGTGCCACCTCCCCACTGCTAG
- the LOC134759214 gene encoding anthrax toxin receptor-like isoform X1: MESCVGGELATLVCAQDESKAAASARQEFALPTGLDHPLPKPREPWSCCLLSSSPTQGSLEPALRAVGRYLSLALTQSQYAQAPCCPRICFPHSQECPSLPQAPCSPGMCLRHSQHSRECLACKQAPCSPRICLRHNLEYFSQAQTLYNTKSCLQPSQECLPNTCSSRCHLPTARCLRPPSRILLLLSPLLRHTAEPPLSLPPQSPTSKAPNTQD, encoded by the exons ATGGAGAG CTGTGTGGGTGGTGAGTTGGCTACACTAGTGTGTGCCCAAGATGAAAGCAAAGCAGCTGCTTCTGCAAGACAAGAGTTTGCTCTTCCTACGGGTCTGGATCATCCTCTTCCCAAACCAAGGGAACCGTGGAGCTGCTGCCTTCTCAGCTCATCACCCACTCAAGGGTCCCTGGAGCCAGCCTTGAGGGCTGTG GGGAGGTACCTCAGCTTAGCTCTTACACAGTCCCAATATGCACAGGCTCCCTGCTGCCCAAGGATCTGCTTTCCACACAGCCAGGAGTGCCCTTCCCTACCACAGGCTCCCTGCAGCCCAGGGATGTGCCTGAGACACAGCCAACACAGCAGGGAATGCCTTGCCTGCAAACAGGCTCCTTGCAGCCCAAGGATCTGCCTGAGACACAACCTGGAGTACTTTTCCCAAGCACAGACTCTGTACAACACAAAGAGCTGCCTTCAACCCAGCCAGGAGTGCCTCCCCAACACCTGCTCCTCCAGGTGCCACCTCCCCACTGCTAGGTGCTTGAGGCCTCCCTCCAGGATACTGCTGCTGCTGTCCCCACTGCTCAGGCACACTGCAGAACCCCCTTTGTCACTCCCCCCTCAGAGCCCAACTTCTAAGGCACCAAACACCCAAGATTAA
- the LOC134759214 gene encoding anthrax toxin receptor-like isoform X2 — protein sequence MESCVGGELATLVCAQDESKAAASARQEFALPTGLDHPLPKPREPWSCCLLSSSPTQGSLEPALRAVAPCCPRICFPHSQECPSLPQAPCSPGMCLRHSQHSRECLACKQAPCSPRICLRHNLEYFSQAQTLYNTKSCLQPSQECLPNTCSSRCHLPTARCLRPPSRILLLLSPLLRHTAEPPLSLPPQSPTSKAPNTQD from the exons ATGGAGAG CTGTGTGGGTGGTGAGTTGGCTACACTAGTGTGTGCCCAAGATGAAAGCAAAGCAGCTGCTTCTGCAAGACAAGAGTTTGCTCTTCCTACGGGTCTGGATCATCCTCTTCCCAAACCAAGGGAACCGTGGAGCTGCTGCCTTCTCAGCTCATCACCCACTCAAGGGTCCCTGGAGCCAGCCTTGAGGGCTGTG GCTCCCTGCTGCCCAAGGATCTGCTTTCCACACAGCCAGGAGTGCCCTTCCCTACCACAGGCTCCCTGCAGCCCAGGGATGTGCCTGAGACACAGCCAACACAGCAGGGAATGCCTTGCCTGCAAACAGGCTCCTTGCAGCCCAAGGATCTGCCTGAGACACAACCTGGAGTACTTTTCCCAAGCACAGACTCTGTACAACACAAAGAGCTGCCTTCAACCCAGCCAGGAGTGCCTCCCCAACACCTGCTCCTCCAGGTGCCACCTCCCCACTGCTAGGTGCTTGAGGCCTCCCTCCAGGATACTGCTGCTGCTGTCCCCACTGCTCAGGCACACTGCAGAACCCCCTTTGTCACTCCCCCCTCAGAGCCCAACTTCTAAGGCACCAAACACCCAAGATTAA